A portion of the Aphis gossypii isolate Hap1 unplaced genomic scaffold, ASM2018417v2 Contig00710, whole genome shotgun sequence genome contains these proteins:
- the LOC114129394 gene encoding uncharacterized protein LOC114129394: protein MEDLPEPEIEVVHLEIVEAHPAESGNLVFVEDENVEIVVVGAEAEELSKIILEDQALPQISGEEYDRCFVCWQRRDDVVGINIVLPCGHGWCCDPCARRLSKCPVCRVEYPRTLNINIMLTSSNNVSWIRNINSLMDPTGSNCICCWRAYRDAPNGSRCMECITSLPDICEVCDDTVDGVAQMFIS, encoded by the exons ATGGAAGATCTACCTGAACCGGAAATCgaag TTGTTCATTTAGAAATAGTTGAAGCACATCCAGCTGAAAGTGGAAATTTAG tattcGTAGAGGATGAAAATGTTGAGATTGTGGTGGTTGGAGCAGAAGCTGAAGAAttaagcaaaataattttggagGATCAGGCATTACCACAAATATCag GCGAGGAATATGATCGATGTTTTGTCTGTTGGCAACGCAGAGATGACGTTGTAGGCATTAATATTGTTCTGCCATGTGGACACGGGTGGTGCTGTGATCCGTGTGCTCGACGTTTGTCCAAATGTCCTGTCTGCAGGGTAGAATATCCAAGAaccctaaatattaatattatgttgacaaGTTCAaataatg TCTCATGGATACGCAATATTAATAGCCTTATGGACCCGACAGGCAGTAACTGCATTTGTTGTTGGAGGGCATATAGAGACGCCCCAAATGGTTCAAG GTGCATGGAATGTATCACCTCACTTCCAGACATTTGTGAAGTGTGTGATGATACTGTGGACGGTGTTGCACAAATGTTCATaagctaa
- the LOC126555104 gene encoding zinc finger MYM-type protein 1-like: MKKRGSEVGRIDHQLILQVQTETNYWKEVLTRVVAVVKSLSSRGLAMRGHDDKFGSTHSGNFVMSLELIAEFDPFLKNHISKFGNKGKGTTSYLSFTVFEQFIEIMGEKVKKTIVNEIKNAKYFSIIVDSTPDISHTDQLAFIFRYVSNNGEPVERFLKFLANSGHKSKDLADAVFMVLEENEIDINNCRGQSYDNASNMSGVYSGLQARIKEACLHAVYVPCAAHSLNLVGECAADCCIYANEFFNFLQNIYSFFSASTYRWEVLDHCLSKPENVTVKRLSDTRWAARYEACLSLSRNWNEILKVLNIFIDNPTENSKTKCECKGLLKKMNSLEMGILVSVWNDILERFNIISKKLQNVHIDLTIVITLYKSLINYIMDLRNSFSYYEKLVMEKTGIIEYKFSRTKKRKIPFDESSQGDIKLEGKNLFKINTFFIILDSLHTELRKRLDSYEKINTSFGFLFNITELSVLEVRQKSGELQKQYSQDLDISFMNECIHFRAYLKDLPESISTKSVLDLCKIMKDDNLLDIYPYVNIALRMFLCVPASNTSAERSFSTLKRVKSYLRSSMNDDRLNSLAILNIESQLTTALNYYEIIEDFARSKALRKILI, from the coding sequence ATGAAAAAAAGAGGAAGTGAAGTAGGGCGAATTGACCATCAACTCATTTTACAAGTCCAAACAGAAACAAATTACTGGAAAGAAGTCTTAACTAGAGTTGTAGCTGTAGTGAAGTCACTAAGTTCTCGGGGGCTAGCAATGAGAGGGCACGACGATAAGTTCGGATCAACTCACAGTGGTAACTTTGTTATGAGCTTAGAACTCATTGCTGAGTTTGATCCCTtccttaaaaatcatatatctaAATTTGGAAACAAAGGGAAAGGAACAACATCATACTTATCTTTTACAGTATTTGAACagtttatagaaattatgGGTGAAAAAGTAAAGAAAACAATTGTTAATGAGATAAAAAATGCAAAGTATTTCTCAATAATTGTTGACTCAACACCGGATATTTCTCATACGGACCaattagcatttatttttagatatgtaTCAAATAATGGTGAACCAGTTGaacgatttttgaaatttttggcTAACTCAGGACACAAATCTAAGGATTTAGCAGATGCTGTTTTTATGGTTTTGGAAGAAAATGAAATAGACATTAATAACTGCCGCGGACAATCTTACGACAATGCTTCCAACATGTCGGGAGTATATTCTGGACTCCAAGCAAGAATCAAAGAAGCATGTCTGCATGCTGTTTACGTTCCATGTGCAGCACATTCATTGAACCTAGTTGGTGAATGTGCTGCTGATTGCTGTATATATGCTAAtgagtttttcaattttcttcagaatatttattcttttttttctgcATCTACCTATCGTTGGGAAGTTTTAGATCATTGCTTATCCAAACCTGAAAATGTAACTGTTAAAAGATTATCTGATACCCGATGGGCGGCTAGATATGAGGCTTGTTTAAGTTTATCGCGTAACTGGAATGAGATTTTGaaagtgttaaatatttttattgacaatcCAACTGAAAATTCCAAAACTAAATGTGAATGTAAAGGACTGTTGAAGAAGATGAATAGCTTAGAAATGGGTATTCTGGTATCAGTATGGAATGATATTTTAGAAAggttcaatattataagtaagaaATTGCAGAATGTTCATATTGATTTGACTATTGTCATAACcctatataaatcattgataaattatataatggatTTAAGAAACAGCTtttcatattatgaaaaacttgTCATGGAAAAAACTggaattatagaatataaattttcccgtacaaaaaaaagaaaaattcctTTTGATGAATCATCTCAAGgtgatataaaattagaaggtaaaaatttatttaagataaatactttttttatcatactaGATTCATTACATACGGAGTTGAGAAAGCGTCTAGattcttatgaaaaaattaatacttcgtttggatttttgtttaatattactgAGTTGTCAGTGTTGGAAGTAAGGCAAAAATCTGGAGagttacaaaaacaatattctcAAGATCTGGATATTTCTTTTATGAATGAATGTATTCATTTCCGTGCTTACTTAAAAGACTTACCAGAAAGCATATCCACAAAATCGGTTCTAGATTTGTGTAAAATCATGAAAGATGATAATTTACTAGATATTTACCCATACGTTAATATTGCATTGCGAATGTTTTTGTGTGTTCCTGCATCAAATACATCGGCCGAGCGTTCATTCAGTACTCTTAAAAGGGTTAAATCATATCTCAGATCTTCGATGAATGATGATCGTTTAAATTCTTTAGCAATTCTAAATATTGAATCTCAGTTGACAActgcattaaattattatgaaataattgaagATTTTGCAAGATCAAAAGCTctacgaaaaatattaatataa
- the LOC114129404 gene encoding uncharacterized protein LOC114129404 has product MVLVRNNQHIATIVRMLMALPHLPPERIEEYPENFHILEGFLEVQRLARDMNVAENISELFNYFQNYWINIIGPHGFSVYGVNIRTNNYIESFHSTIQTIIGRHPPLWTFYDRLRLVERRVRRETQQIINGHQVRRAILTSRDSNNQLLITAFQNVRNGRYDTSAFLRRVAHSARGYWDQQIGPLPTDVQLNDQPPNALVLRPLQTPQYLPGRIRRGAGRGRDQVREQPAV; this is encoded by the exons ATGGTATTAGTACGCAATAACCAACACATAGCAACTATAGTCAGAATG CTCATGGCATTGCCACATCTACCACCAGAGAGAATTGAAGAATACCCtgaaaattttcatattcttGAAGGGTTTTTGGAAGTACAGAGATTAGCCAGGGACATGAATGTAGCTGAAAATATCTCTGAGCTTTTCAACTACTTCCAAAATTAttggataaatataattggacCACATGGCTTCTCTGTATACGGTGTCAATATCAGAACcaacaattatattgaaaGCTTCCATAGTAcaattcaaacaataattgGCAGACATCCACCACTTTGGACCTTCTATG atcGATTACGATTGGTAGAAAGGAGAGTAAGGAGAGAAACGCAGCAGATTATAAATGGCCATCag GTTCGGAGAGCAATATTGACCAGTCGAGACAGCAAtaaccaattattaataactgcaTTTCAAAATGTCAGGAATGGTCGATACGATACTTCAGCATTCCTTCGACGGGTTGCTCACTCTGCAAGAGGTTACTGGGACCAACAAATTGGACCTTTACCAACTG atgTGCAATTAAATGATCAACCACCGAATGCATTGGTACTTAGACCTCTACAAACACCACAATACTTACCAGGACGTATAAGACGTGGTGCTGGAAGGGGCAGAGATCAAGTCCGGGAACAACCTGCCGTTTGA
- the LOC126555109 gene encoding uncharacterized protein LOC126555109 isoform X2: MVFKCSIKTCRESTHNTENIKMHCIPRSLCMMEKWVKAIRQHQPDFNATAHSKICSMHFLESDYNLSLVNNQKVLKKTAILSFFMNFSSMIEVIDVYEDNMIHNIPSTSSMSPKFCSSTTQELTIDTQLFEKHLPSKPALDSTLKLSQNISKVNIANEKLPPPAVELTPSFITPPQPRKRKYYVGDFKSVDDLESPNSRRKLFIAAKKSNEKHVSTIKKLRIQNYSLQQNISNFEQLIDYLKSESKINENCFSFLKVRLKVLVFIL, translated from the exons atggtCTTCAAGTGTTCAATTAAAACTTGCAGAGAAAGCACTCATAACAcggaaaacataaaaatgcattg TATACCTAGATCATTATGTATGATGGAGAAATGGGTGAAAGCTATTCGTCAACACCAACCAGACTTTAATGCTACAGCTCACTCCAAAATATGTAGCATGCATTTTTTAGAgtcagattataatttaagtttggtTAACaaccaaaaagttttaaaaaaaactgccATACTCAGCTTTTTTATGAACT tttcatCTATGATTGAAGTCATTGACGTTTATGAAGATAACATGATTCATAATATACCAT CTACTAGTTCAATGTCTCCAAAGTTTTGTTCTTCAACTACTCAAGAACTTACCATAGATACAcagt TATTTGAGAAACATTTGCCAAGTAAACCTGCTCTAGACTCCACATTAAAGTTGTCTCAAAACatatcaa AAGTCAACATTGCAAATGAAAAATTGCCACCTCCTGCTGTTGAGTTAACTCCTTCATTTATAACTCCTCCTCAACCAAG GAAACGTAAGTACTATGTTGGAGATTTCAAAAGTGTGGATGACTTAGAAAGTCCAAATAGTCGacggaaattatttattgctgcTAAAAAGTCCAATGAAAAACATGTATCTACTATAAAGAAATTAAGgatacaaaattatagtttacagcaaaacatttcaaattttgaacagCTGATTGATTATCTAAAAAgtgaaagtaaaattaatgaaaattgctTTTCATTTCTGAAGGTAAGATTAAAAGTATtggtatttatactataa
- the LOC126555109 gene encoding uncharacterized protein LOC126555109 isoform X1 produces MVFKCSIKTCRESTHNTENIKMHCIPRSLCMMEKWVKAIRQHQPDFNATAHSKICSMHFLESDYNLSLVNNQKVLKKTAILSFFMNFSSMIEVIDVYEDNMIHNIPSTSSMSPKFCSSTTQELTIDTQLFEKHLPSKPALDSTLKLSQNISTEVNIANEKLPPPAVELTPSFITPPQPRKRKYYVGDFKSVDDLESPNSRRKLFIAAKKSNEKHVSTIKKLRIQNYSLQQNISNFEQLIDYLKSESKINENCFSFLKVRLKVLVFIL; encoded by the exons atggtCTTCAAGTGTTCAATTAAAACTTGCAGAGAAAGCACTCATAACAcggaaaacataaaaatgcattg TATACCTAGATCATTATGTATGATGGAGAAATGGGTGAAAGCTATTCGTCAACACCAACCAGACTTTAATGCTACAGCTCACTCCAAAATATGTAGCATGCATTTTTTAGAgtcagattataatttaagtttggtTAACaaccaaaaagttttaaaaaaaactgccATACTCAGCTTTTTTATGAACT tttcatCTATGATTGAAGTCATTGACGTTTATGAAGATAACATGATTCATAATATACCAT CTACTAGTTCAATGTCTCCAAAGTTTTGTTCTTCAACTACTCAAGAACTTACCATAGATACAcagt TATTTGAGAAACATTTGCCAAGTAAACCTGCTCTAGACTCCACATTAAAGTTGTCTCAAAACatatcaa cagAAGTCAACATTGCAAATGAAAAATTGCCACCTCCTGCTGTTGAGTTAACTCCTTCATTTATAACTCCTCCTCAACCAAG GAAACGTAAGTACTATGTTGGAGATTTCAAAAGTGTGGATGACTTAGAAAGTCCAAATAGTCGacggaaattatttattgctgcTAAAAAGTCCAATGAAAAACATGTATCTACTATAAAGAAATTAAGgatacaaaattatagtttacagcaaaacatttcaaattttgaacagCTGATTGATTATCTAAAAAgtgaaagtaaaattaatgaaaattgctTTTCATTTCTGAAGGTAAGATTAAAAGTATtggtatttatactataa